In Alteromonas sp. V450, the following proteins share a genomic window:
- a CDS encoding SlyX family protein: MNESQEKKLQQELEAANASIEELQTKVAFQEHTIEALNEALSSQQKQLDDIAFKVRHVIDRVKSIEPSNIAKQSEETPPPHY, from the coding sequence ATGAATGAAAGTCAGGAAAAAAAGCTTCAACAGGAGCTAGAGGCGGCAAACGCTTCTATTGAAGAATTACAAACCAAAGTGGCATTTCAGGAACATACTATTGAAGCGTTAAATGAAGCACTGTCATCGCAGCAAAAACAGCTTGATGACATCGCATTTAAAGTGCGACATGTTATTGATAGAGTGAAATCTATTGAGCCGTCTAATATTGCGAAACAATCAGAAGAAACCCCTCCTCCACACTACTAG
- a CDS encoding WD40 repeat domain-containing protein has protein sequence MGCSVPDTTPIKQWRHVEEGAYAADISTDGSLAVVSGVDNGINVWRIGEDTPLYHWGHQGEGDNLVVSVHISADKQYVVTADREAFALWSVQTGEPEGFWRIDESNIRDVVVTNGGRGILVARSNGNIMFFEPRTSRRLEFLGHTEKVNSIDISPNGKFALSGGNDYIAYLWSTETGQIIHTFTHPTRVTKVALDDSGRFAFTADSQSKSQIWDVQTGQPVSALQYASRQKMFTDVEFSKDGKYLLTGSPSRKVYVWDIVTGKEQQAIQVASRENLSPPTAVVYGVAFMSDGNIVSLSSSGLAEVWQRER, from the coding sequence GTGGGATGCTCCGTTCCTGATACTACGCCAATTAAACAGTGGCGTCATGTTGAAGAAGGTGCTTATGCAGCAGATATATCAACAGATGGCAGTTTAGCTGTTGTATCGGGCGTTGATAATGGAATAAACGTGTGGCGCATTGGAGAAGATACGCCGCTGTATCACTGGGGGCACCAAGGAGAAGGCGACAATTTAGTTGTATCGGTCCATATAAGTGCTGACAAGCAATATGTTGTAACCGCCGATAGGGAGGCCTTCGCGCTGTGGAGCGTACAAACAGGTGAGCCAGAAGGCTTTTGGCGTATCGATGAGTCGAATATACGCGACGTAGTGGTTACGAATGGCGGAAGGGGAATTTTAGTTGCGCGATCTAACGGAAATATCATGTTTTTTGAGCCGAGAACCTCCCGTCGACTTGAGTTTCTTGGTCATACTGAAAAAGTAAACTCTATTGATATCTCGCCGAACGGTAAATTTGCCCTTTCAGGGGGGAATGACTATATCGCCTACTTGTGGAGCACTGAGACAGGGCAGATAATTCATACGTTTACTCATCCGACACGCGTAACAAAGGTTGCACTTGACGATTCTGGGCGCTTTGCATTTACGGCAGATAGCCAAAGTAAATCTCAGATTTGGGATGTTCAAACAGGACAGCCAGTTAGCGCTTTACAATACGCATCACGACAAAAAATGTTTACAGATGTAGAGTTTTCTAAAGATGGTAAGTACTTGCTTACTGGCTCGCCCTCTCGAAAAGTATATGTGTGGGATATTGTCACAGGAAAGGAACAACAAGCTATTCAGGTTGCGTCACGAGAAAACCTGTCGCCTCCTACCGCAGTTGTGTATGGCGTAGCCTTTATGTCAGATGGTAATATAGTGTCGTTGAGTAGTAGTGGGCTAGCAGAAGTCTGGCAACGTGAGAGGTAA
- the fkpA gene encoding FKBP-type peptidyl-prolyl cis-trans isomerase has translation MQKSLVALSTIAALGLFACQPNTSDEAASTGTEGANVTAVSAEEMTDAQKQAYAMGASMGLFVTTRAEQQEQLGLSLDQAALQQGFNDGLNDTLKFTPEQIQQIAQQGEEVLRAKQQEMAAEAAEKNIEAGLAYLEENGQREGVVTTDSGLQYEVLTEGEGASPEATDLVKVHYRGTLLDGTEFDSSYKRGEPAQFPLNQVIAGWTEGVQLMKEGAKYRFHIPSELAYGRRSTGSITPNSTLIFDVELLEVVKPQAEATEE, from the coding sequence ATGCAGAAGTCGCTTGTTGCCCTATCTACAATTGCTGCGTTAGGCCTTTTTGCTTGCCAGCCAAACACCTCTGATGAGGCCGCTTCTACAGGCACCGAAGGTGCAAATGTTACTGCTGTTTCAGCAGAAGAAATGACAGACGCTCAAAAGCAAGCTTATGCTATGGGTGCAAGCATGGGACTATTTGTTACCACGCGCGCAGAACAACAAGAACAACTTGGGCTATCACTTGATCAAGCTGCCCTTCAGCAGGGCTTTAATGATGGCCTTAACGACACGCTTAAATTTACTCCTGAGCAAATACAACAAATTGCTCAACAAGGTGAAGAAGTATTGCGTGCAAAGCAGCAAGAAATGGCCGCTGAAGCTGCTGAAAAGAACATTGAAGCCGGCCTAGCTTATTTAGAGGAAAACGGTCAACGCGAAGGCGTTGTAACGACCGACTCTGGTTTGCAATATGAAGTATTAACAGAAGGCGAGGGAGCAAGCCCTGAAGCAACAGACCTAGTTAAGGTGCATTACCGTGGCACCCTTTTAGACGGTACTGAATTTGATTCGTCATATAAGCGAGGCGAACCTGCGCAATTTCCTCTTAATCAAGTTATTGCAGGATGGACGGAAGGCGTTCAGCTTATGAAAGAAGGCGCAAAATACCGTTTCCACATTCCTTCAGAGCTTGCTTATGGCCGACGCTCTACTGGTTCAATAACACCAAATTCAACACTTATCTTTGACGTTGAGTTACTTGAAGTTGTCAAACCACAAGCCGAAGCAACCGAAGAGTAA
- the greB gene encoding transcription elongation factor GreB, with product MKTPLVTRKGYLKLKQELDFLWREERPEITRKVTWAASLGDRSENADYQYNKKKLREIDRRVRYLRKCLENLKVVDYDPQQEGRVFFGAWVEIENESGTLMTLRLVGYDEIFGRKDYISIDSPMARALVGKEEDDEFVVVTDTGTKAWWINRIWYDSTDKL from the coding sequence GTGAAAACACCGTTAGTTACCCGTAAAGGGTATTTAAAGTTGAAGCAGGAACTTGATTTTTTGTGGCGAGAAGAACGCCCAGAAATAACGCGAAAAGTCACATGGGCTGCAAGCCTTGGTGATAGAAGCGAAAATGCTGACTATCAATACAACAAAAAAAAGCTGCGCGAAATAGACAGACGCGTTCGTTATTTACGCAAGTGCTTAGAAAACCTGAAAGTAGTGGATTATGATCCTCAACAAGAGGGCAGGGTTTTCTTTGGCGCATGGGTTGAGATTGAAAACGAAAGCGGTACGTTAATGACCTTGCGCCTTGTTGGTTACGATGAAATTTTTGGGCGGAAAGACTACATTTCAATAGATTCTCCAATGGCGCGCGCTTTAGTTGGCAAAGAAGAAGATGACGAGTTTGTAGTGGTAACCGACACTGGCACTAAAGCATGGTGGATAAATCGTATTTGGTACGACAGCACTGACAAGCTATAG
- a CDS encoding Tex family protein, translating to MIINKIAEELSVQASQVTAAVNLLDEGATVPFIARYRKEVTQGLDDTQLRTLEQRLTYLRELQERRDVILKSIDEQGKLTEALKESIQKAESKTTLEDLYLPYKPRRRTKGQIAIEAGLAPLADQIFNDADTEVDTVAEQFINPEHKITTSKEALEGARYILMERFAEDASLLAKIRHYLTENANIKSTVAPGKEQEAVKYKDYFDHNEKYKTVPSHRALAMFRGRNEGMLHIQLDADPQAENTETSHCEHLIASHYNITHRNRAADDFLAQVVQWTWKIKIALHMETELFSALRERAEEEAIEVFAKNLNDLLMAAPAGAKTTMGLDPGLRTGVKVAVVDKTGKVVATNTIFPHAPQNQWDKSIRTLSTLCKQYKVDLISIGNGTGSRETDKLVAEMLKGNSDIAAQKIMVSEAGASVYSASELASKELPELDVSLRGAVSIARRLQDPLAELVKIEPKAIGVGQYQHDVSQSQLGKSLDRVIEDCVNAVGVDLNTASPALLSYVSGLNKTLAHNIVNFRDTHGAFPDRKALLKVERLGPKAFEQAAGFLRIVNGTNPLDASAVHPEAYPVVDKIVDTTAVAVNDIIGNTELLKRLSPDSFIDDAFGLPTVKDILKELDKPGRDPRPEFKTATFKDGVETINDLKAGMILEGVVSNVANFGAFVDVGVHQDGLVHISALTNKFISDPREVVKAGDIVKVKVLEVDVPRKRISFTMRLDDTPTQSSGAASAGRGGKEYNKNAQKKAPNRQGKSGRDNAGQKRNSQPQNNAMGNAFADAFAKAKK from the coding sequence ATGATTATCAATAAAATAGCTGAAGAGCTCAGCGTTCAAGCTTCACAAGTTACCGCTGCGGTAAACCTACTTGATGAAGGTGCTACCGTTCCCTTTATTGCTCGCTATCGGAAAGAAGTCACGCAAGGATTAGACGATACACAGTTGCGTACGCTAGAACAGCGTTTGACCTACTTAAGAGAGTTGCAAGAACGGCGCGACGTCATTTTAAAATCGATAGACGAGCAAGGAAAACTTACTGAAGCACTTAAAGAAAGTATTCAGAAAGCCGAGAGCAAAACGACGTTAGAAGATCTTTACCTACCTTACAAACCTCGTCGCCGGACAAAGGGGCAAATTGCAATAGAAGCGGGGTTAGCGCCTCTCGCTGACCAGATATTTAATGACGCAGATACCGAGGTAGACACGGTTGCTGAACAATTTATCAATCCTGAGCACAAAATAACTACGAGTAAAGAAGCACTCGAAGGTGCGCGTTATATTCTCATGGAGCGATTCGCCGAAGACGCATCTTTACTTGCTAAAATTCGTCATTATTTAACGGAAAATGCAAATATAAAGAGCACTGTCGCCCCAGGAAAGGAACAAGAGGCGGTAAAATACAAAGATTATTTTGACCATAACGAAAAATATAAAACCGTACCATCACATCGCGCGCTCGCAATGTTCAGAGGCCGTAATGAAGGTATGCTTCATATTCAGCTAGATGCTGATCCTCAGGCAGAAAACACCGAGACCTCTCATTGCGAACACCTGATTGCCAGTCATTACAATATTACGCATAGAAACCGAGCTGCAGATGATTTTCTTGCTCAAGTTGTACAATGGACATGGAAAATAAAAATTGCACTACATATGGAAACTGAACTCTTCAGCGCTCTTCGCGAGCGAGCAGAAGAAGAAGCCATAGAAGTGTTTGCGAAGAACCTTAATGACTTATTAATGGCAGCGCCAGCCGGTGCAAAAACGACTATGGGACTCGACCCTGGCTTACGTACAGGAGTCAAAGTAGCCGTTGTTGATAAGACCGGTAAAGTCGTGGCTACCAACACTATTTTTCCACATGCCCCACAAAATCAGTGGGATAAATCGATAAGGACGTTGTCGACGCTGTGCAAACAATACAAGGTTGATTTAATCAGTATCGGCAACGGTACTGGCTCGCGAGAAACCGACAAACTTGTCGCTGAAATGCTCAAAGGCAATAGCGATATAGCAGCACAAAAAATCATGGTCAGCGAAGCTGGAGCCTCGGTTTATTCTGCGTCTGAACTTGCTTCAAAAGAGTTACCTGAGCTTGATGTCTCGCTTCGCGGTGCAGTATCAATTGCGCGACGCCTGCAAGATCCGCTTGCTGAATTAGTTAAAATTGAGCCTAAAGCCATTGGCGTTGGGCAATATCAACACGATGTCAGTCAAAGCCAGCTCGGTAAGTCGCTAGACCGAGTTATTGAAGACTGCGTAAACGCAGTAGGCGTAGATCTCAATACGGCATCGCCTGCACTGCTTAGTTATGTGTCGGGATTAAATAAAACACTCGCTCATAACATCGTTAATTTTCGCGATACACACGGCGCGTTCCCTGATCGAAAAGCATTACTAAAGGTAGAACGATTAGGGCCGAAGGCCTTTGAGCAAGCCGCAGGTTTCTTACGCATCGTCAACGGCACTAACCCTCTTGATGCCTCAGCCGTGCACCCTGAGGCATATCCGGTGGTCGACAAGATCGTCGATACTACCGCAGTGGCCGTAAATGACATTATAGGCAACACTGAGCTATTGAAGCGCTTGTCTCCAGACAGCTTTATTGATGATGCATTTGGCTTGCCCACAGTAAAGGACATTTTGAAAGAATTAGATAAACCGGGTCGCGATCCTCGCCCTGAATTTAAAACGGCTACATTTAAGGACGGTGTTGAAACAATCAACGACCTCAAGGCCGGAATGATATTAGAAGGTGTGGTGAGCAACGTGGCTAACTTTGGTGCTTTTGTCGACGTGGGCGTTCACCAAGATGGCCTTGTGCATATATCCGCGTTAACTAACAAGTTTATATCTGACCCTCGCGAGGTTGTAAAAGCGGGTGATATCGTAAAAGTAAAAGTACTGGAAGTTGATGTTCCTAGAAAACGTATATCATTTACCATGCGTTTAGACGATACCCCTACTCAGTCTTCAGGTGCAGCGAGCGCTGGGCGTGGAGGAAAAGAGTATAATAAAAACGCGCAGAAAAAAGCGCCAAATCGTCAAGGTAAAAGTGGCCGTGATAATGCCGGACAGAAGCGCAATAGTCAGCCACAGAACAATGCTATGGGAAATGCATTTGCAGACGCTTTTGCTAAGGCAAAGAAGTAA
- a CDS encoding putative metalloprotease CJM1_0395 family protein, protein MNIVAPILNAIAYPTANLNTESAKRDNVQRETIPQTTDADQSASQKGLGSESDKARLPGQPPAPVTYERPQIQSELQAAFQNVFGQEKDNAQDESAGKQDAQDQQKSRQEAQQEQRDAQEIEQLKARDKEVRAHEQAHAATGGQYAGSPQYDYTTGPDNKRYATSGEVQIDISEAQSPEQTLRKMQQVRAAALAPAEPSAQDLKVAAEAAQKAVEARADINKEKRDSQNVDSAQTSPSNVASNQSSEEARGIEPKIPNLDEIFDEIGVDRPTRNLDAATYSAQRAQENAFDTSPTSRALNSNEADVQSSAGGLPEFNSEVMQARIGRIQSSYTSAYTPVREGLSLQA, encoded by the coding sequence ATGAACATCGTTGCTCCCATTCTAAATGCAATAGCTTATCCTACCGCTAACTTGAACACCGAGTCGGCGAAGCGGGATAATGTGCAGCGAGAAACCATCCCACAAACGACTGATGCCGACCAAAGCGCGTCTCAAAAGGGGCTAGGCTCAGAGTCAGATAAGGCAAGACTTCCCGGCCAGCCACCTGCTCCTGTCACCTATGAACGACCTCAAATCCAAAGTGAATTGCAGGCTGCCTTTCAAAATGTTTTCGGCCAAGAAAAAGACAACGCGCAGGACGAAAGTGCGGGTAAGCAAGATGCGCAAGACCAGCAAAAATCTCGCCAAGAGGCGCAACAAGAGCAGCGCGATGCACAAGAAATAGAGCAGCTCAAAGCACGAGATAAGGAAGTAAGAGCGCACGAGCAAGCACACGCGGCCACGGGAGGGCAATATGCGGGCTCTCCACAATACGATTACACTACCGGACCAGACAACAAGCGATATGCGACATCTGGAGAGGTCCAGATTGATATATCGGAAGCGCAAAGCCCTGAGCAGACGCTAAGAAAAATGCAGCAGGTTCGTGCTGCAGCACTCGCACCAGCAGAGCCCTCTGCTCAAGACTTGAAAGTCGCCGCTGAAGCTGCCCAAAAAGCAGTGGAGGCAAGGGCTGATATAAATAAAGAGAAACGCGATAGTCAAAACGTTGATAGCGCCCAAACGTCGCCATCAAATGTGGCTTCCAATCAGTCGAGTGAGGAAGCTCGAGGTATCGAGCCAAAGATACCTAATTTAGACGAGATTTTTGACGAAATAGGCGTTGATCGCCCCACGCGAAATCTAGATGCGGCTACTTATTCAGCGCAACGCGCGCAAGAGAATGCTTTCGACACCTCGCCAACGTCACGTGCATTAAACAGTAATGAAGCTGACGTACAATCTTCTGCTGGTGGATTACCTGAATTTAATTCAGAAGTCATGCAGGCGCGTATTGGACGCATTCAAAGCAGCTACACATCTGCATATACGCCGGTACGAGAAGGGCTTTCGCTGCAGGCCTGA
- the bioH gene encoding pimeloyl-ACP methyl ester esterase BioH → MESLHKSSALVSRTQGTGLDIVFLHGWGMNSGAFTSFIPYLDKNFQVTTIDLPGFGENSHYVPAPYSVENLADAIIQHLPDKCVLVGWSLGGLVAQKVAILAPDKLAGLVTIASTPRFIAGPCWPGIAADLLTMFEAQLEKNYQKTLERFLAIQAMGSETAKQDIKAIRQQVTKYPDPAEEALKKGLRILSSEDIRQEICRIVVPTLRLYGRLDSLVPTSSVDRICELHPQADAVVLPHASHAPFISHPQQTADILFRFVADVHQQKAS, encoded by the coding sequence ATGGAAAGTCTGCATAAAAGTAGCGCACTTGTCAGCCGTACTCAGGGTACAGGCTTGGACATCGTATTTCTTCACGGCTGGGGTATGAACAGTGGGGCATTCACTTCGTTTATTCCCTATTTAGATAAAAACTTTCAAGTTACCACTATTGACCTCCCGGGCTTTGGTGAAAACTCGCATTACGTGCCAGCGCCGTATAGCGTTGAAAACTTGGCTGACGCAATAATCCAACATTTACCTGATAAGTGTGTACTAGTGGGATGGTCATTGGGTGGTTTGGTTGCGCAAAAGGTGGCCATTTTGGCGCCCGATAAGCTCGCCGGTTTGGTCACGATAGCTTCCACTCCTCGTTTTATAGCGGGCCCTTGTTGGCCAGGTATAGCTGCCGATTTGTTAACCATGTTTGAGGCCCAGCTTGAAAAAAATTATCAAAAAACACTTGAGCGCTTTTTGGCTATTCAAGCAATGGGAAGTGAAACGGCTAAACAAGATATAAAAGCTATTCGCCAGCAAGTGACAAAGTATCCTGATCCAGCAGAGGAAGCATTAAAAAAAGGCTTGCGTATACTTTCGTCAGAAGATATCCGCCAAGAAATATGCCGAATTGTGGTTCCCACATTGCGCTTATACGGCAGGTTGGATAGTTTGGTGCCGACGAGCAGCGTAGATCGTATTTGTGAATTGCACCCGCAAGCTGATGCCGTAGTGCTGCCCCATGCCTCGCATGCACCTTTCATTTCACATCCTCAGCAAACCGCCGATATTTTGTTCAGGTTTGTGGCTGATGTGCATCAACAGAAGGCGTCATAA
- a CDS encoding ComF family protein yields the protein MMTLSRSSALQEVDGINTMNLSCLLCYQASPTPVCHWCESDIFFFSPLIHGSNLLGYGPVASHVKHSHYDGLSLLGLHTWPMATLVHQFKFTHSLVSGKVLSHWFVHNKRHCTMSKPDLLLPVPISAWRLAHRHYNQATVIAKHLSKALSIPYFTGWARRKGFGSQHQLTKAARATHAAQVFELSKKGLDQMISITKQKALTVAIVDDVLTTGVTVNTLSKMLKARYPHINIQVWAMTFTPPPKSTLMLETPLTDKL from the coding sequence ATGATGACATTGAGCCGATCTTCGGCCCTACAGGAAGTTGATGGAATCAACACAATGAACCTTTCGTGCTTGTTATGTTATCAGGCAAGTCCTACGCCAGTATGTCACTGGTGTGAAAGTGACATATTTTTCTTCTCGCCTTTAATTCATGGAAGTAACCTTCTAGGTTACGGCCCGGTAGCAAGCCATGTTAAGCATAGTCATTATGACGGGTTGTCTTTACTAGGCTTGCATACATGGCCGATGGCAACACTGGTTCACCAGTTCAAGTTTACTCACTCTTTAGTTTCAGGAAAAGTGCTCAGTCACTGGTTTGTCCACAATAAGCGACACTGCACGATGTCAAAGCCCGATTTACTGTTACCAGTGCCAATAAGCGCGTGGCGACTTGCACATCGCCATTACAATCAAGCAACAGTTATTGCAAAGCATTTAAGTAAAGCCCTTTCGATCCCGTACTTTACAGGTTGGGCACGTCGAAAAGGGTTTGGCTCGCAGCATCAACTAACCAAAGCGGCAAGGGCTACACATGCTGCACAGGTATTTGAACTGTCGAAGAAGGGGTTGGACCAAATGATAAGCATAACCAAGCAAAAGGCATTAACCGTCGCCATTGTTGACGACGTTCTGACCACTGGCGTGACGGTGAACACGCTTAGCAAAATGTTGAAAGCGCGTTACCCTCATATCAACATTCAGGTCTGGGCGATGACCTTCACGCCACCGCCTAAGAGCACCTTAATGCTAGAAACACCGCTAACGGATAAATTGTGA
- a CDS encoding M14 family zinc carboxypeptidase yields the protein MLANIYYTAKKHHFSFATVLMLSALTLITVPKEAVSETVSIAPDKGGLPVSDYLPSTITYNANIPTPESVLGAEIGEWHVRHDQLVTYMTLLAEKSPRVTIEQTGSTHENRPLLLLTITDPKNRNNIENMRQAHINAMETGKSSDPNAPLVFYMGYSIHGNEPSGSNAALALAYYLAAGEGEEIDALLENNIVLFDPSFNPDGLSRFAQWANMHKGKQLVSDRRHREHDEGWPSGRTNHYWFDLNRDWLLLAHPESRARIKQFHKWRPHVLTDFHEMGTDSTYFFQPGVRSRKNPMTPDENVTLTSTLAQYHAAAFDKKGKLYFTEEAFDDFYAGKGSTYPDLHGSIGILFEQASSRGHLQTSINGDLAFKDTIANQITTSLSTFKGALDNKAAILNYQSQFAKKTKALAQDDNTVGYAVSASGDMARFQAFLDLLEQHHIDFDIVSKDSKVDNLQFKAGKSVFIPTVQPQYRLVKSIFSTQTSFENNTFYDVSTWNLALAFNLDYVPLDKNAARNVVRSQPQQLILDKKHVIEEDAYAYGISWQHYYAPAALQRLIDAGVQVRTSEKMFSAVQYNDEAVSLPSGSIIVPKGLSQPSNVVALLNDIQNQFNVPVFSFKSGLTPRGNDLGSRSMAPVEVSNVLIVGGEGTSEYEVGEIWHYFDTKLGLAASIVEQTNLGKALAAQEISYSHIIFTSGRFSFSDNEKAQLDKWIKAGGTVIGQKSALRFLADNNWLDASIVAQDAINDAFDESTLRYEDRGALYARKLVAGAVYQANIDTSHPLFFGFTNNTLPLFKTSNMIVRTNDSPFSSPAKYTDAPLMAGFSDKAMVALIAETTAVTTKKVGRGLVIGLTDNPQFRGYWYGTNKIMANAIYQSQFIR from the coding sequence ATGTTAGCGAATATATACTACACCGCAAAAAAACATCACTTTTCCTTTGCCACAGTGCTTATGCTAAGTGCATTAACATTAATAACTGTGCCTAAGGAAGCTGTTTCTGAGACCGTTTCTATTGCGCCTGATAAAGGCGGTCTACCGGTATCAGATTATCTACCCTCAACGATTACCTATAACGCAAATATTCCTACGCCAGAATCGGTGTTAGGTGCAGAAATCGGCGAGTGGCATGTGCGCCACGATCAACTCGTGACGTATATGACTCTACTTGCTGAAAAGTCACCCAGGGTGACTATCGAGCAAACGGGCAGCACACACGAAAACCGCCCCCTATTACTGCTTACCATTACCGATCCTAAAAACCGTAACAACATCGAAAACATGCGACAGGCACATATTAACGCGATGGAAACAGGAAAAAGTTCTGATCCCAACGCGCCATTGGTGTTTTATATGGGTTACAGCATTCACGGTAACGAGCCCTCGGGCTCTAATGCTGCTCTAGCGTTAGCATACTATCTCGCCGCTGGTGAAGGTGAAGAAATAGATGCGTTGCTAGAAAATAATATTGTGTTGTTTGACCCGTCTTTCAACCCCGATGGTTTGTCGCGGTTTGCTCAATGGGCAAATATGCATAAAGGTAAACAGCTGGTTTCTGATCGCAGGCATCGTGAACATGACGAAGGATGGCCTTCAGGCAGAACGAATCACTATTGGTTTGATTTAAATCGCGACTGGTTACTATTAGCGCATCCTGAGTCTCGTGCTCGCATTAAACAGTTCCATAAATGGCGACCGCATGTGTTAACTGACTTTCATGAAATGGGGACCGACAGCACCTATTTTTTTCAGCCGGGTGTACGTTCTCGTAAAAATCCCATGACGCCTGATGAAAATGTCACTTTGACCAGCACGCTAGCACAATATCATGCTGCGGCGTTTGACAAAAAAGGCAAGCTGTATTTCACAGAGGAAGCCTTTGACGACTTTTATGCTGGTAAGGGATCAACCTACCCCGATTTGCATGGCAGCATCGGAATTTTGTTCGAACAGGCAAGTTCTCGTGGTCATCTACAGACATCTATCAATGGCGATCTTGCTTTTAAAGACACTATTGCTAATCAGATAACGACGTCACTGAGTACCTTTAAAGGCGCGCTAGACAATAAAGCGGCAATCCTTAACTACCAGTCACAGTTTGCAAAGAAAACAAAAGCATTGGCCCAAGACGATAACACAGTCGGCTATGCAGTAAGTGCATCTGGTGATATGGCTAGATTCCAAGCTTTTTTAGATTTACTCGAGCAACATCATATTGACTTTGATATTGTGTCGAAAGATAGCAAGGTGGATAACCTGCAGTTTAAAGCTGGAAAATCGGTATTCATTCCAACCGTTCAGCCTCAATATCGATTAGTTAAGTCAATCTTTTCCACACAAACCTCTTTTGAAAACAACACTTTTTATGACGTATCTACGTGGAATTTAGCGCTCGCTTTCAATTTAGATTATGTGCCATTGGATAAAAATGCAGCACGCAATGTTGTTCGCTCACAGCCACAACAGCTTATTCTCGATAAAAAACACGTCATTGAAGAAGATGCCTATGCATATGGTATTTCTTGGCAGCATTATTATGCGCCAGCAGCACTTCAGCGGCTTATCGATGCTGGTGTTCAGGTTCGCACAAGCGAGAAAATGTTCAGTGCAGTTCAATACAACGACGAAGCGGTTTCACTTCCTTCTGGAAGTATTATTGTTCCTAAGGGCCTATCCCAACCTAGCAATGTCGTGGCGCTTCTAAACGATATTCAGAATCAGTTCAATGTGCCCGTTTTTAGTTTTAAAAGCGGATTGACGCCCCGAGGGAATGATCTTGGAAGTCGCAGTATGGCGCCTGTTGAGGTATCGAATGTGTTAATAGTGGGTGGCGAAGGAACCAGTGAATATGAAGTAGGAGAGATTTGGCATTACTTCGACACGAAGCTCGGTCTTGCTGCGAGTATCGTAGAGCAGACAAACTTAGGCAAAGCGCTTGCTGCTCAAGAGATAAGCTACTCTCACATTATCTTCACCAGCGGGCGATTTTCGTTTTCAGATAATGAAAAAGCGCAGTTGGATAAGTGGATAAAGGCTGGTGGTACCGTTATAGGCCAAAAATCAGCGTTACGTTTTTTGGCCGATAATAACTGGTTGGATGCAAGTATTGTTGCGCAAGACGCCATTAACGACGCGTTTGATGAAAGTACATTACGCTATGAAGACCGCGGCGCATTGTATGCTCGAAAACTTGTTGCTGGTGCAGTGTATCAAGCCAATATTGATACAAGCCACCCGCTGTTTTTTGGTTTTACAAACAATACGCTGCCGTTGTTTAAGACCAGCAATATGATTGTACGCACAAATGACTCACCTTTTTCTAGTCCAGCGAAATACACAGATGCTCCGTTAATGGCCGGATTTAGCGACAAGGCGATGGTCGCCCTTATCGCAGAGACTACGGCCGTTACAACCAAAAAGGTTGGACGTGGATTAGTGATTGGTTTAACAGACAATCCACAATTTAGAGGCTATTGGTACGGTACGAATAAAATAATGGCCAATGCTATTTATCAGTCACAATTTATCCGTTAG
- the nfuA gene encoding Fe-S biogenesis protein NfuA codes for MITISEEAQAHFVKLLSKQESGTNIRVFVVNPGTSSAECGVSYCPPDAVEDTDTRLTFNGFDAVVDEESAPYLEEAEIDYVTDQMGSQLTLKAPNAKARKVADDAPLIERINYMIESEINPQLANHGGQVVLTELTDDGYAVLQFGGGCNGCSMVDVTLKDGIEKQMLEQFAGELNGVRDATEHQAGEHSYY; via the coding sequence ATGATAACTATATCAGAAGAAGCCCAGGCTCACTTCGTAAAACTGCTGAGTAAACAAGAGTCTGGCACGAATATTCGTGTATTCGTCGTAAACCCGGGCACTTCTTCAGCGGAGTGTGGCGTGTCCTATTGCCCACCTGACGCTGTTGAAGACACAGATACGCGATTAACGTTTAACGGTTTTGATGCTGTTGTCGATGAAGAAAGTGCACCTTATCTGGAAGAAGCAGAAATTGATTACGTGACAGATCAAATGGGCTCTCAGTTAACACTTAAAGCTCCCAACGCTAAAGCAAGAAAAGTAGCTGACGATGCCCCACTTATCGAGCGCATCAATTACATGATTGAATCTGAGATTAATCCACAGTTGGCCAATCACGGCGGTCAAGTTGTGCTTACTGAATTAACTGACGATGGCTATGCTGTGCTGCAGTTTGGCGGAGGATGTAACGGATGCTCTATGGTAGACGTTACGTTAAAAGATGGAATAGAAAAACAAATGCTAGAACAGTTTGCAGGCGAGCTGAACGGAGTTCGCGACGCAACGGAGCACCAAGCCGGTGAGCATTCTTACTATTAA